From the Candidatus Methylomirabilis sp. genome, one window contains:
- a CDS encoding multicopper oxidase domain-containing protein encodes MNDLGRFFAYYRLGRYRGLKILLPLLTPILIMLIGCTSVQAQQIRTYYVAAIEVDWDYAPTGINQISGKAFGPTENVFVQNGKERIGKVYRKAVYREYTDATFTTPKARGPRWEHLGVLGPIIRGEVGDTINVVLKNMSSFPVSIHPHGVRYAKSSEGAGYNDGTSGSDKADDAIPPGGTHTHIWEVPERAGPGPMDGSSVLWMYHSHVNPPADMMSGLVGPLIVTRKGYASPDGSPNDIDREFVTLWTIFDENASHYLKQNVTRFTGRPDRVMLRLEDPEFIESNLMHSINGYVYGNLPGLTMNSGERVRWYMLDIGNEVDLHTPHWHGQTVLSMGSRMDMLELLPGSMKTADMVPDDPGTWLLHCHVDDHIIAGMLALFTVTE; translated from the coding sequence ATGAACGATTTGGGACGATTTTTTGCCTACTACCGGTTGGGTAGATACCGGGGGCTTAAGATTCTCTTGCCGCTGCTCACCCCGATCCTCATAATGCTGATTGGGTGCACATCCGTTCAAGCTCAACAGATCCGCACCTATTACGTCGCGGCTATCGAGGTAGATTGGGATTACGCGCCGACCGGCATCAACCAGATCAGCGGGAAGGCGTTTGGTCCGACCGAAAACGTCTTTGTTCAGAACGGCAAAGAGCGGATCGGCAAGGTCTATCGCAAGGCGGTCTACCGCGAGTACACCGATGCTACCTTTACCACCCCAAAAGCTCGCGGGCCACGATGGGAGCATTTGGGTGTCCTGGGACCGATCATCCGTGGGGAGGTTGGTGATACTATCAACGTCGTCTTAAAAAATATGTCGAGCTTCCCGGTGAGCATCCACCCGCACGGCGTCCGATATGCGAAGAGCTCTGAGGGGGCTGGGTACAACGACGGCACCTCCGGATCAGACAAGGCTGACGACGCCATCCCCCCTGGCGGAACCCACACCCATATCTGGGAGGTTCCGGAACGGGCAGGCCCGGGCCCGATGGATGGAAGCTCTGTCCTCTGGATGTACCATTCCCACGTCAATCCGCCAGCGGACATGATGAGCGGCTTGGTCGGGCCGCTCATCGTCACGCGTAAGGGATACGCAAGCCCTGATGGTTCCCCCAACGACATTGATCGGGAGTTTGTCACGCTGTGGACCATCTTTGATGAAAATGCCAGCCACTATCTGAAGCAGAATGTCACCCGATTCACCGGCCGGCCGGATCGGGTGATGCTGAGATTGGAAGATCCCGAGTTCATTGAGAGCAACCTAATGCACTCGATTAACGGCTACGTCTATGGCAACCTCCCAGGGCTCACCATGAACAGTGGCGAGCGAGTGCGCTGGTACATGTTGGATATCGGAAATGAGGTGGATCTGCACACGCCGCACTGGCATGGCCAGACCGTCCTCTCCATGGGAAGCCGTATGGATATGCTGGAGCTGCTTCCGGGGAGCATGAAGACAGCCGACATGGTGCCGGATGATCCTGGCACCTGGCTGCTTCACTGCCACGTCGATGACCACATCATCGCAGGCATGCTGGCGCTCTTTACGGTCACCGAATAG
- a CDS encoding FAD:protein FMN transferase, with product MGTLLEITLYHQSPQKGKRVLARCFQEARRLEDIFSAYDDDSDLNRLNRYADLGPVEINQELRSVIEISLRLGSETEEVMDITVGPLNNLWKAAEEEGTTPSPASVADALSRTGIAKVQFLPDGRVELGRSGMRLELGGIGKGYAVDLLTAILVQEGVTSAFINFGRSSLAAVGSPPERESWPVLLGSDDGTPIGLAHLKDQHLSISSSFGRSFEIEGTRLGHLIDPRNGFPVRNRILGVAVARTATEAEALTKALVILGPTRGFVVVKRFSKAEGLLIYSNGSQVSSSGFIETVQLETTAAILREGIS from the coding sequence ATGGGAACACTGCTGGAGATCACGCTGTATCATCAGTCACCGCAGAAGGGAAAGCGGGTGCTGGCCAGATGTTTTCAGGAGGCGCGGCGCCTGGAGGATATCTTCTCAGCCTACGATGACGATAGCGACCTGAATCGGCTGAACCGGTATGCAGACCTGGGGCCTGTCGAGATCAACCAGGAACTCCGATCGGTCATCGAGATCTCTCTACGTCTTGGTAGCGAGACAGAAGAGGTCATGGACATCACCGTTGGGCCGCTGAATAACCTTTGGAAGGCAGCCGAAGAAGAGGGAACTACCCCCTCGCCTGCTTCAGTGGCAGACGCCCTGAGCCGGACAGGGATCGCCAAGGTCCAGTTCCTCCCAGATGGAAGAGTAGAATTGGGACGAAGCGGGATGCGATTGGAGCTTGGTGGGATCGGCAAGGGGTATGCTGTGGACCTTCTCACGGCGATCCTTGTACAGGAGGGGGTCACAAGCGCTTTCATCAACTTCGGACGGAGCAGCCTTGCGGCGGTAGGATCGCCTCCGGAGCGGGAGAGTTGGCCTGTCCTGCTTGGAAGCGACGATGGCACGCCTATCGGCCTCGCGCATCTGAAAGACCAACACCTCTCTATCTCCAGCAGTTTCGGCCGCTCCTTTGAGATTGAGGGGACCCGGCTTGGCCATCTGATCGATCCACGAAATGGCTTTCCCGTCCGCAATCGGATTCTGGGCGTGGCTGTGGCCCGGACAGCCACCGAGGCTGAAGCCCTCACCAAGGCGCTTGTGATCCTCGGGCCAACACGAGGCTTCGTCGTCGTCAAGCGCTTCTCGAAGGCCGAGGGCTTATTGATCTATTCGAACGGATCGCAGGTCAGCAGTTCCGGATTCATCGAGACGGTCCAACTCGAAACCACAGCAGCCATTTTACGAGAGGGCATCAGTTGA
- a CDS encoding FMN-binding protein, whose protein sequence is MLSRRHFLTSLLTPALLALVQDLVNAQEGVFLSEEEAPRAVFPEATQFEKKIIPSTEALREKMKALLGRTRPSIWEDAYVTYLARQNAEHLGFAVITEEIGKHRPITFIVGITPNGKVKDVALMTYREAYGAEVRDRRFMRQYHEKDLAAPLAPYRDIVNIAGATLSVQSIGRGVRKVLALAQLVLLNGSNRP, encoded by the coding sequence ATGCTTTCCAGAAGGCACTTCCTGACCTCTCTTCTCACGCCAGCCCTCCTGGCCCTGGTCCAGGACCTGGTCAACGCACAGGAGGGGGTGTTCCTTTCCGAGGAGGAAGCCCCCAGAGCGGTCTTTCCGGAGGCGACCCAGTTCGAAAAGAAGATCATCCCGTCAACAGAGGCCCTGCGGGAAAAGATGAAAGCCCTCCTCGGCCGCACGCGACCCTCCATCTGGGAAGATGCCTATGTCACCTACCTGGCGCGTCAGAACGCAGAACACCTGGGCTTTGCCGTCATTACCGAAGAGATCGGCAAGCACCGACCCATCACGTTCATTGTCGGGATTACACCAAATGGGAAGGTCAAGGATGTCGCCCTGATGACCTATCGCGAAGCTTACGGAGCAGAGGTCCGGGACCGGCGTTTCATGCGCCAGTATCATGAGAAAGACCTCGCCGCACCACTCGCCCCCTATCGAGATATTGTCAATATCGCCGGGGCCACCCTCTCAGTCCAGTCGATCGGCCGAGGAGTCAGAAAAGTTCTGGCCTTGGCCCAACTCGTCCTCCTCAATGGGTCCAATCGACCATGA